The Halosolutus gelatinilyticus nucleotide sequence TGGCGTCGAGGCGGTACTCCTGTTCGAACTTGCGGCCGGTTCGGATGATCGTTCGCTCGTCGTCGCCGGTGGATTCGTCGGTCGACATCGTCACGGTGACCAGAGGGCTTCGACGGTTATGTCGATCGCGGTCGAAGCGAGTTCGGTGCGGGCGGCGCGACCGTCCACGGCCGGAATGCGTCGGAGGAGTCGGACGGACCGTCCTCGGCGATCGAAAACACAGTTTTAGGGTGATGGACCGGGAGGGTACGCACGGATGATACACGGCGCCGATCTCGCCGATCCGCTCACCCGATCGATCGGGCGGTCGGAGCCGCCGCGCCCCGCCGGCGTCGCCGTACCGATCGCCGGCACCGATCGCCGAAACGACGAGGTGACCCGCGCGTGACCGACGTCGCGATCGCGGACGCGATCGACGCGTACCTCCAGCGGAAGGCCGTCGGCGATCCCGACGGGCCGGGCGCGGGGACGTACGCCGCAAACGCCGAATCGATCCTGCGGCGCTGGGCGGAGTGGCTCGACGCGGAACACGACGTGACGTCGCTGTTCGCCCTCGAATCGGCGCAGATGCGGGCCTACGCGTCCGAACTGAAGGACCGAACGGAGCGCGGAACGTACACCGCCTCGACCGCGGGAACGTACTACGCGGTCGTCCGGGCGTTCCTCTCGTGGTGCGTCCGCGGGGAGATTCTGGAGGAGAACCCAGCCGCGAACGGGGACGCGAAGCGCGCGTTGCCGTCTGCCGACGGTCGGTCGGACGGCGACCTCTGGACGGGCGGGCAGCGGCGCGCGCTGGAGCGCTACGTGCGCGATCGGGCGCTCGACGCCCCGGAAGACGACCACGAGACGCGACGATCGCGGCTGCGCGAGTACGCGATGGTGGCCCTCTTCGCCCACTCCGGCGTCCGGGGCTCGGAGCTGTTCAGAGTCCCCGAAGACGAGCGGCGAACGGGGGCGACCTGGGACGACGTCGATTTCTACACGGGGACGATCGACGTCCTCGGTAAGTCCCAGCGGCTCGAAGAGGTGCCGCTCCCCGCCGCGGCGCGGACGCCGCTGCGGCGGTACCGGGTCGTCCTCGACCCGCCGTCGAACGACTGGCCGCTGTTTCCGACGCGGCACGCGCCGTCGATCGCTCGTCGGGTCAGGGAAGCGCTCGCCGAGCGCGGGCACGACGAGGCGGAGGTCGACGCCCTTCTGGCCGATTCGACGGCCGGCGAACTCGCACGCGAGCGATCGATTGCGCCGCCGGCGATCACGACCGAAGGCGCGCGATCGGTCCTCAGACGACTCTGCGAGGAAGCCGACATCGACGTCGAGGGCGGATACCTCACCCCGAGCGGCGTCCGCGCCGAGCCCGACGAGCACCGCTACCGTCGGGAAGCCAGCCCGTCGAAACCGACGCTTCGAGCCTCCGTCGACGAACGGTCGATCGCCGTGCCCGAGGAGCGACCGACGGCGCTCGACGTGGATCGGCGATCGCGAGACGAGCCGTCGGAGTGAGTCCGTCGAACGCGCCGAGCTCGGTCGCCGAGTTCGGGTGCAGAACCGGTCACATTCGCTGAAAAAGAGGGATGATGGCACGGGTCGTACCCCTACCGATGGACGCCGAATGCCAACACTGCCGGTGGAACGGTGACGCGAACGAACTCAACTGGATGATCGTCGAAGGCAACGACGTCGTCGGCGCCGAACGCGTCTGCCCCGAGTGCCGGAACGCGGACGTCGTCCTCCTTGCGTGATCGGCGGCCTCGTCGCTGGCGCGGGTCGCGATCGACGATTCTGACAGCAGTGTACACAGCGACGATAGCTTTTCGCGGGTATCGAATCCCGAACTCAACTTCCGCCCCAGACCACCAGTAGCCACAGGATGACCGTCAGCAGGAGCGTCAACAGTAGGATAGTCGTACCGATGCTCGCCCGCAGGTGGATCGTCGACGGGCGGCCGCCGTCGGCTGGTCGGCGCTCCTCGACGTCGACAATCCAGTTGGGGAGCCGGTGGGCGGCCTCGTCGACCGCCAGCGTGGGGTTGTTGCCGACCCAGTAACAGCGCGTGACGAAGCCGACGACGATCCGATCGACTGCGGAGAACGCGTCGGTGACTGCCAGCATCGACCACCGGCCGGTGTAGTAGGTGATCGGCACCACGACGGTGGCCGGATCGGGCAGGTCGATTTTCGAGAGCGGCTTGCGGATAACGGCGAAGCCGACCAGCGAGACGGCGAGCAGCATCGCCGTCTCTTCGAGGTGACCCAAGCTGTACGGGTGGAGGTGCCCTTCGGAGCCCTCGCCGTAGTAGAAGTGCGTTCCTTCGATCCCAGGCAGGAAGTCGACGAGTCCCTGCCACCAGACGCCGAGGAAGAGGCAGGCCCCGCCCACGGCGAGCATCGCCACCGTCTGCCCGGTCTTCGCGTCCGCGACCTCGACGTCGCTCTCGCCGTGGAGGAACGCGTAGTAGCCGAGCTTGATGAACGAGAGCAAGGTGCCGATCGCGCCGAGCAACAGGAGGTAGTACAGGTACTGGTACTCGGGGGCGCCGTAGCTGTGCGGATCGGCCGCGTCGAGGATCATCCCCTTGCTCACGTACCCGTTGAAGCCGGGCATGGCGGTGATCGAGAGCGCGCCGAGCGCGAACCCGATCGCCGTGAGCGGCATCTCGCGCCAGAGGCCGCCCAGCTTGTACAGGTCGTTCTCGCCGGTGCGGTAGATGATGACGCCGACGGCCATGAACAGCAGGCTCTTGAACAGGATGTTGTTTAGCAGGTGGCCCATCGCGCCGGCGGTCGCGAGCGTCGTCCCGACGCCGATGCCGGCGACCATGTACCCGACCTGGGCCTGGATGTGGTACGAGAGGAGCGCGCGCATGTCGTGCTGGAGCAGCGCGAAGGTAGCGCCGTAGACGGCCATCGCCCCGCCCATGTAGGCGAGAAGGAGGAAGCCCTCCTCGGGAAACGCGCGGTAGAGGACGTACGCGCTCGTCTTCGTCGTGAACACCGAAAGGAACACCGACGCGGCGATGTGCGGCCGCGGGTAGGTATCCGGAAGCCACGTGTGCAGGCCGATGAACGCGCAGTTGACGCCGATACCGAGCGCGGCGAGTACGGCGGGTAGTCCGGCCCCGATTCCGCCGTTATCGGCGGACACGCCGACGCCGTAGACGAACGAGTCGACGGCCACGTAGTGGGCGACGACCGCGAACATGACGAGCACGCCGCCGATCCCGTGGGCGATCGCGTACCGGAAGCCGGCGCGGACGGCGTCGCCGCCGTAGTGCCAGACGAGTACGGTGCTCGTGACCGCCATCAGCTCCCACATGAACAGCAGCGAGAGCCAGTCGCCGGCGAAGACGGCCGCGACACACGAGGCCATGTAGGCCAGCGCGATCGCCGTCATCCCGCGGCTGGCGTCGCTCGAGTAGGCGTAGACGACGCCGAACGCCCCGAGGAAGCCGAGGCCGGCGCCGACGACGCGACTGAACTCGTCCACGAAGAACAACTGGACGTCGGAGAAGCCGAGGAAGGTGATCGTCGCGTGTTCGCCTGCGGGCACGAACAGCGAAATCGCCAGCACGCCGAACAGGCTCAGCGCGCCCGCGGCGAAGCCGAGCGCTCGCGGGAGGACGAGCATCAACAGCGCGGCGACGAGCAGGAGCGCCGGCGGGTACAGCACCGTCAGAGCCTCGATCGTCGTCACGGGACGGTCACCCCCGTCACCGTCTCGACGACGGACGCGGCCAGGTCGAGGAAGACGGCCCAGCCGGGGACGACGCCGAGGACGACCGCGCCGATCGCGATCACGACGATCGGCATCAACATGAGCCACGTGCTCTCGGACAGCGGCGACGTCCGCTGCCAGCCGCCGATCGGCGGCCCGCCGGTGTGGTGATCGTCGCGGTCGCCGTGGTGGTCGACGCGACCGACGTGTTCGCCCGTAACGGTCTCGCGGGGGCCGTCGTCAGGGACCGTGTGGTCACTCGGGTACTTGTCGACGGCGTACTCGTACTCCTCGTCGTCCTCGATCTCGTCGGATTCGTCCGTTTCGTCGCCGTCGGGGTCGAGTTCGGGCACGGTCTCCGCGTCCGGGCCGCGGTCGGACCCGTGCTCTGGTTCCGGTTCCGAGCCGCCGTCCGCGGCGACGTGCTCATCGTCGGCTCCCGCCTCGGCCGCGTACGACTGACGCTCGCCGCCGATCGGGAATTCGAGCAGCGGTTTCGCATCGTGGCGATCCTCGCTCTCGAAGAACGCGGTGTAGACGACGGGCCAGAAGTACGCGATGTTGAGCACGCCCGAGACGAGCAAGCTGGCCGCGAAGATCCAGTAGCCCCAGGCGCCCCCGGCGGCCATGTTTCCGGCGCCGATCAGCATGTAGAACTTGCTGACGAAACCGGCGATCAGCGGCATCCCGGCCATCCCCGCGGCGCCGATCGTAAAGGCGGACATCGTCAGCGGCATCCGCTTGCCGATGCCGGCCATCTCGCTGATGTAGTCGGTGTGGGTCTCGACGTGGATCGCCCCCGCGCAGAAGAACAGGGTGAGCTTCGCGAACGCGTGGGCGGGGATGTGGAACAGCGCCCCGAGGATCGCGTAGGGATTGAGCAGCGAGAGTCCGAGGACGATGTACGACAGCTGGGCCGTCGTCGAGAACGCGAGCCGGCGCTTGAGGTGGTCCTTGCGCATCGCGATGATGCTCGCCGCGGTGAGCGTGAACGTCGCCAGGATCGCGATCGGGACGTTCAGGCCGACCTCGCCGATCGCCGGCACGTCGAGCGGCAGGTCGCGGATGAGATCGACGCCGTACACCTCGAGGATGACGCGGGCGACGCCGAACGCGCCGGACTTGACGACGGCCACCGCGTGGAGCAGGCCGGAGACGGGCGTCGGCGCGACCATCGCGTCCGCGAGCCAGGAGTGCAGCGGCATCACGGCGGCCTTGACGCCGAAGCCGGCGATGAGCAGGAAGAACGCCGCCTGCGCGTACGCCGGATCGGCCGCAGCCGCCTCCGCAAGCGCCGACATACCGCCGGCTTCGAACGCGAGGGGTGCGGCGTCTTGGGCGAGATACGGCTGCGTGAGCCAGTACACCAGCACGGTGCCGGCAAGCAGGAACACCCCGCCGCCGAAGAAGGTGTAGGCGAGGTACTTCCGGCCGGCGATCCGCGCTTCGGAATCTTCGTTGTGCGCGACCAGCGGGTAGGTGACCAGCGACAGCAGCTCGTAGAAGACGAAGATCGTCACCAGATTGCCGGCGAAGGCGATCCCGATCGCCGTCGAGAGACTGGCCGCGAACGCCGCGAAGAAGCGCGTCTGGGCGTGCTCGTCCAGGCCGCGCATGTAGCCGGTCGCGTAGAAGGACGTGAAGATCCACAGGAAACTCGCGAGCAGCGCGAACAGCATCCCGAGCGGATCGGCTCGCAGCACGAAGTCGATGCCGTGAAGGAATTCCACGCCGAGCGACCCGCTCAAGCTCCACTCGTAGACAGTGCCGTCGAGGACGCCGGGGAGCATGCTGGCGACGATCGCGAACTTCGACAGCGCGGCCACGACGGACCAGCCCTCGCGGACGTTCGGGCGGCGGTGCGAGGCGACGATCAGGACCACCGCGATCGCCGAGACGAGCACGGCGGCGAGCGGTCGAACCGATTCCACCATCAGGCGAACACCTCTGTAACGAACGGGTCGAGAAGCTCGAAGAACCACCCGCCGCTGAAGCCGAGCGCGACGACGAGCAGCGCGCAGGCGATCACGACGGTGCGCATGCCGATCGAGGCGGCGCGCGGATCGCGGCGATCCCTACGGCCGCCGTCGGTAGCCTGCACAGCGTCGGCAGCGCGGTCGTCGGTAGCCGAGCCGTCGATCTCGCTACCGGGTCCGCCGCCGCCGTCGGTGGCGACCCGACCGGCAGCGCGGAGAGACTCGGCCGGCAGCGCCGGCGTGAAGTACATCTTCTCGAGCAGTCTGGCGACGTAGGCGAGCGTAAGCATCGTACTGAGGAAGATCACGGCCGCGACGGGCCACATCTGGGCTTGGACGGCCCCGACGGCGATGTACCACTTGCCGACGAAGCCGATCGTCGGCGGAATCCCGACGAGCGAGAGGAGCATGACGGTCATCGCCCCCGCGGTGATCGGCCGCCGGTCGGCGAGACCGGCGTACTCGTCGACGGTTCGGGCGCCGGCGCTGACGGCGATCAGGCCGACCGCGAGGAAGAGACCGGCCTTCATGAGACCGTGGCCGACGAGGTGGATCGTCGCGCCGACGAGCGCCGTGTCGGTCACGACGCCGTAGGCGGCGAGGATCAGTCCGAACTGCGAGACCGACGAGTACGCGAGCATGCGCTTGAGTTCCTGCTGGATGACGGCCAGGGTCGTCCCGGCGAGGACGCTGACGCAGCCGACCGTCACGATCAGTTCCGTCGCGTACGGCGTCGAGGTCACGAAGTCGACCCCGAAGACGGAGTAGAGCAGCCGGCCCAGGGCGTACGCCGAGGCGGTCGACACCAGCGCCGCGATCAGCGGCGTGACGCCGTCGGGCGCACGCTGGTAGGCGTCGGGCTGCCAGGTGTGCAGCGGCCACTGGGCGACCTTGACGGCGAAGCCAATGAAGATGAAGGCGAACGACGTCCGAAGGAGCGTCACCTGCCGGCCCTCGGCCGCCGGAATCGCGTCCGCGAGAACCTGCATGTTGAGCGTCCCGGTCGCCATGAACAGGAAGGCGACCCCGATGAGGTACATCGACGCGGCGACGGTTCCCAGGATGAGGTACTTCAACGCCGCCACCGCGGACTCGGGGCCGTCGCCGCTCGCGACCAGCGCGTAGGTGGCGAGGCTCGTGATCTCGAGGAAGACGAACAGGTTGAACACGTCGCCGGTCATCGTGATGCCGAGCAGACCGCCGGTCAGCAGCAGGTAGGCGGTGTAGAACGTGTTCCCGCGCGGGCCGCCCGTGCGCGTGTACGCGAGGACGCCCGCCGCGGTGGCCGTCACGAGCACTGCGAACACCATCGAGAACTGATCGGCGACGAGTTCGATGCCGTAGGTGTTGGAGTAGCCGCCGAGGGGGTGCTTCACCTGCCCGGTGGTGTAGACCGAAATCGCGAGCGCGACGGCCATCCCGAACAGTCCGGTCGTCGTGATCGCCGCGATCGGCCACCCGGCGCGATCGTAGCGGAGACCGAGCGCGATCGGTAGCGTCGCTGCGAGGATCGGGACGGCGATGAGCAGCGCCGGGAGAAGGGTGACGCTATTCATCGGCGCGCACCTCCCGGAGGGTGTCCTCGCGGAGCGTGCCGTACTCCGCGTAGATGCGGATGATCAGCGCGAGGCCGACCGCCGTCAGCGCGATGCCGACGACGATGGCGGTCAGCACGATGACCTGCGGTAGCGGACTCGCGTACTGGCCCGTAAACACCACGTCCTCGCCGACGATCGGCGAGTCGGCGCCGTCGACGTAGGCCATCGAGATGAAAAACAGGAAGATCGCCGACTGGAAGAGGTTGACCCCGATCAGCTTCTTCACGAGGTTCTCGGTGGCGATCATCATGTACATCCCGATGCCGAGTAGGACGAACAACAGCGCGTACGCGTAGTGACTTGCGAGATACTCAATCATCGTCGCTCACCCCCGACTCGTCGGCCGCGGGTCGATCGATCGGTCCGGCGTCGGACTGCGACTCGGTGCCAGCCCCGGACCCGGCCTCGACCCCGGGGCCGGCTCCCGATCCGCCGCCCTGTCGCTCGGGCGTGAATCCCGCCGCCATCGCGAAGAACAGCGTGATGACGACGCCGGCGACGATCAGGGAGATGCCGCCGATTTCGACGGCTTCCATGTACCACTTCTGCTTGGGCCCGATGACCTTGTACAACTGGTCGTAGTCGAGGAACCGCCCGCCGAGCGCGATCGACGCGAGGCCGATCGAGACGAAGACGAGCACGCCGCCGGTGACGAGCGAGACGATCACCGAGTTCTTGAGCCACTGGCGGGTCGGTTCGATGCCGAACGCGAACGCGAGCATCAGAACGGTGACGCCGACGATGGCGCCGCCCTGGAAGCTCCCGCCCGGCGTGTCGCCGCCGTGGAGGATCATGAACATGCCGTAGGTGAGGGTAAACGGCGCGATGATCTGGACGGCGGTCATGATGACCTGGCTCTCCGTGTACGTATCGTCGACCGGACCCGCCATCAGACGAACACCTCCCGTTTCAGGACCAACAGCGTCGAGACGCCGGCGGCGAAGACGACGACCGCCTCGCCGAAGGTGTCGAATCCACGGTACGCGGCCAGCACCGACGTGACGGCGTTGTGGACGTGCGTGTCCTCGTACGTATTCTCGATGTAGTAGACCGACGGCGACTCGACGCCACCCCGGCCCCAGATCGGGGCGTCGGTGACGCCGACGGCGTACATCTCCGGCAGCACCGCCGCCAGGAGAACGACCACGAACGCGCTTACGACGATCAGTGCCGGGACGTCGATCCGCTCGACGAGGCGATCGGTCGTCGGCCGCGACGTTCGCACGATCGTCAGCAGCAACAGGATGGTCGTCACTCCCGCGCCGATCGCGGCCTCGGTCATTGCGACGTCGGGCGCCAGTAGGTAGGTGTAGAGGATCGCCATCCCGAGGCTGTAGGCGCCGAAGACGATGATCACCGCCAGCACGTCCCGGAACAGCGCGGTCGCGACCGCGGTCGCGAGGATGAACGCGGCGAGCGTGTAGACGAGCGCGCTCATCGGACCTCACCTCCGTCGGTCTCGGCGTCCGTCGCTGGCTCGGTCGGACCAGCGTCGGTTTCGGCCAGCTGCGGCTCGACGCCCGACTCCGCCGCGGAGCGAGCGATCGCGTGCGCCGCCGTCGGGTTCGTGATGAACACGAAGAATAGCAACAGGACGGTGTACACCGTCGCGTGTTGCCACCCGAGCGCGAGCGCGACGCCCGCGAGCGCGAACCCGGCCCCGAGCGTGTCCGTCTGCGAGGCGGTGTGCGCGCGCGAGTAGATGTCGGGGAGCCGGATGACGCCCACCGTCGAGACGAGCGTGAAGAACAGCCCGAACCCGACGAGGATCACGACCGCCCAGACGCGGATCGTCTCGATCACAGGACACCACCTCGCTCGACCGTGAACTTGGAGATGGCGATCGACAGCAGGAAGTTCAGCAGGGCGTAGATCAGCGCCACGTCGAGGAACCACGCCTCGTCGAGCCCCGCCGCGAGCAGGGCGAGGACGACGACCGTGTTCGTCCCGAGAACGTTCACCGCCAGCAGTCGGTCCTGCATCGTCGGGCCCGCGACCGCGCGATAGAACATCGCGATCGCGAGGACGACGAACCCCGCCGCCGCCAGCACGAAGACCTCGCCGAGGTCGGGGATCACACCTCGTCACCTCCGACGATTTCGGCGTCGCCGCGTTCGCGCGGCGAGGCGATCGCCGCCGATTCGCGGCCGTAGAAGACGAAGCGGATCCCCTTCTCGAGCCCGCCGTCGAAGAGGTCCTCGCGCGCCGAGGGGATCAGCGTGTGGACGATCAGGTGCTGATCGTTGGCTCTGACCGTCAGCGTCCCCGGCGTGAGCGTGATGCTGTTGGCGAGCGCGAGCAGCGGCAGGCCGCTGCGGACCCGCGCGTCGACCCGCGTTAGCGTCGGCTCGATCGGCATCGACGGCCGGAGGATAACCGCCGAGACCGCGATGTTGGCCTTCACGATTTCGTAGAGCAGGTACGGGATGTAGATGACAAACCGCAGGACGCGCAACGGCGACTGGACGCGATCGAGCGGGAACCGGAACGTGACGTTCGACAGGGTGACCGCCACGATGGTGGCGACCGCCGCGCCGGTGACGAGGTCGAACGGATAGGTCGGATCACCCAGGACGAGGTAGAAGCCAAAGGAAATCCAGAACGTCGCGAACAGCTTGTCGAACCGCTCCACGCCGTCGCCGACCAGCCGCTCGTGGCGAGCCGGGCGGTCCACGGGCGCTTCGTCGTAGGCGAGCCCGACGGCGTCGAGTTCGCGCTCCAGCGGCTGGATCATCGAACTCGTGACGCCGGGTCGGTACTCCGGATCGAGCACGACGCGATCGAGATCGTGCTCGTCGGCGTACGCGGCGAATATTTCGGCGTAATCGCGCGGCCCGAAGAGGTACTCGTCGGCGCCGAGGACGGCGGTTTCGATCTCGACCGCGGACCCGCTGGCGTCCTCTTCGACCCAGTTCTTCGCGCGTGCGAGCAGATCGTCTGCGTCCTCGAGGTGCCGGGCTCCCTCCGGCGCGTCGGACTCGTAGGGGAGCGCGACCACGAGGTGGCACTCGAGCGCGTCGGCCGACTCGAAGGCATCGCGGACGGCGTAGCTAACCGTCTGTCGGACGGTCACCGTGTCCGACAGCGGCACGAGTACGCGATCACCCGCCATGCGTCCCACCCGGTGACCGTCGTTGGTTACTCATGACTCTGGCTGTTAGTCGGACCAAGCGGTAGCCGGAGGAAAACGATTTCGTTCTCCACTTGCAGCCGCCGCGGACAGTTCGGTTTTCCGACCGGTCCCGACGGTTCGATCGCGTTTTCGCGGCTCGATCGATGAACGGGCGTATTCGAACCTGCTCGCGCCGATCTCGCACCACCGCAGGTGGCCCCCGCGTTCGCGTTCACAACCACGCTCGAATCTGCGTGTTCGTCCGCGTGGACGACCGGTGAGTCGGATGCGTACATGTACTACGAAGCGGGACGCCGACGGGACGATCGCACCCTGTTCGTGATAGCGCGTTGAATCGTCCCCGGTAGAGAGAATCTCACGTACCAAATACTGTGGGTAGTACGGTTATGACCATCGAACCGAATCGTCAGTTCAGACGGACGGCGCGAACGACCGTCGAGATGCGATCGGCGGTCGATCCGGCGATACAGCGACTGCTCTGTATATTCCCAAGAAGATACAAAATAAAACAATAGATTATATATGTTATCTCATCGAACATCACAACTCATATTAGTTAGAAATCAGTGGCGAAAAGTTTACGTCAGCATAGTTTCCCTCTCCGATTGCAGCCCATGAGCCCGAACGTCGAAGGTCGTCCCCGCGCTTCCGAAAGCCCCTCCACCTCGCCGGAATCCGTCGAGACCGACGGCCTCCCTCCGGACGATATCTTCCACATCTTACAGACCAACCGTCGTCGAGACGCGATCGCCTACCTGCTGAAAAACGACAGCCCCGTGAAGATGCGAGACGTCGCGGAGTTCGTCGCGGCGAAGGAAAACGGGACGACGGTGGCGCAGTTGACCTCCGCACAGCGACAGCGCGTGTACATCCCCCTCTACCAGTCACACCTCCCGAAACTCGATAGAGAAGGAATCATCGAGTACAACAAGTCTCGCGGAATCGTCCGGCCGACGGACCGACTGGAGATCTTCCGCCCGTACCTGGAGATGTCCGACGACGAGTTCGACCGGTCGGCTCGGAGCGGCGATCGATCCGCTCGCCTGCGATCCGAAATGGCGTACTACAGCGCGGCGACCGCCGCGAGCGTCGGTCTGCTGATCGCCGCGAAGATCGGTTTCCTCGCGCTGTCC carries:
- a CDS encoding tyrosine-type recombinase/integrase; the encoded protein is MTDVAIADAIDAYLQRKAVGDPDGPGAGTYAANAESILRRWAEWLDAEHDVTSLFALESAQMRAYASELKDRTERGTYTASTAGTYYAVVRAFLSWCVRGEILEENPAANGDAKRALPSADGRSDGDLWTGGQRRALERYVRDRALDAPEDDHETRRSRLREYAMVALFAHSGVRGSELFRVPEDERRTGATWDDVDFYTGTIDVLGKSQRLEEVPLPAAARTPLRRYRVVLDPPSNDWPLFPTRHAPSIARRVREALAERGHDEAEVDALLADSTAGELARERSIAPPAITTEGARSVLRRLCEEADIDVEGGYLTPSGVRAEPDEHRYRREASPSKPTLRASVDERSIAVPEERPTALDVDRRSRDEPSE
- a CDS encoding Na(+)/H(+) antiporter subunit D, which gives rise to MTTIEALTVLYPPALLLVAALLMLVLPRALGFAAGALSLFGVLAISLFVPAGEHATITFLGFSDVQLFFVDEFSRVVGAGLGFLGAFGVVYAYSSDASRGMTAIALAYMASCVAAVFAGDWLSLLFMWELMAVTSTVLVWHYGGDAVRAGFRYAIAHGIGGVLVMFAVVAHYVAVDSFVYGVGVSADNGGIGAGLPAVLAALGIGVNCAFIGLHTWLPDTYPRPHIAASVFLSVFTTKTSAYVLYRAFPEEGFLLLAYMGGAMAVYGATFALLQHDMRALLSYHIQAQVGYMVAGIGVGTTLATAGAMGHLLNNILFKSLLFMAVGVIIYRTGENDLYKLGGLWREMPLTAIGFALGALSITAMPGFNGYVSKGMILDAADPHSYGAPEYQYLYYLLLLGAIGTLLSFIKLGYYAFLHGESDVEVADAKTGQTVAMLAVGGACLFLGVWWQGLVDFLPGIEGTHFYYGEGSEGHLHPYSLGHLEETAMLLAVSLVGFAVIRKPLSKIDLPDPATVVVPITYYTGRWSMLAVTDAFSAVDRIVVGFVTRCYWVGNNPTLAVDEAAHRLPNWIVDVEERRPADGGRPSTIHLRASIGTTILLLTLLLTVILWLLVVWGGS
- a CDS encoding proton-conducting transporter membrane subunit, translated to MVESVRPLAAVLVSAIAVVLIVASHRRPNVREGWSVVAALSKFAIVASMLPGVLDGTVYEWSLSGSLGVEFLHGIDFVLRADPLGMLFALLASFLWIFTSFYATGYMRGLDEHAQTRFFAAFAASLSTAIGIAFAGNLVTIFVFYELLSLVTYPLVAHNEDSEARIAGRKYLAYTFFGGGVFLLAGTVLVYWLTQPYLAQDAAPLAFEAGGMSALAEAAAADPAYAQAAFFLLIAGFGVKAAVMPLHSWLADAMVAPTPVSGLLHAVAVVKSGAFGVARVILEVYGVDLIRDLPLDVPAIGEVGLNVPIAILATFTLTAASIIAMRKDHLKRRLAFSTTAQLSYIVLGLSLLNPYAILGALFHIPAHAFAKLTLFFCAGAIHVETHTDYISEMAGIGKRMPLTMSAFTIGAAGMAGMPLIAGFVSKFYMLIGAGNMAAGGAWGYWIFAASLLVSGVLNIAYFWPVVYTAFFESEDRHDAKPLLEFPIGGERQSYAAEAGADDEHVAADGGSEPEPEHGSDRGPDAETVPELDPDGDETDESDEIEDDEEYEYAVDKYPSDHTVPDDGPRETVTGEHVGRVDHHGDRDDHHTGGPPIGGWQRTSPLSESTWLMLMPIVVIAIGAVVLGVVPGWAVFLDLAASVVETVTGVTVP
- a CDS encoding monovalent cation/H+ antiporter subunit D family protein — translated: MNSVTLLPALLIAVPILAATLPIALGLRYDRAGWPIAAITTTGLFGMAVALAISVYTTGQVKHPLGGYSNTYGIELVADQFSMVFAVLVTATAAGVLAYTRTGGPRGNTFYTAYLLLTGGLLGITMTGDVFNLFVFLEITSLATYALVASGDGPESAVAALKYLILGTVAASMYLIGVAFLFMATGTLNMQVLADAIPAAEGRQVTLLRTSFAFIFIGFAVKVAQWPLHTWQPDAYQRAPDGVTPLIAALVSTASAYALGRLLYSVFGVDFVTSTPYATELIVTVGCVSVLAGTTLAVIQQELKRMLAYSSVSQFGLILAAYGVVTDTALVGATIHLVGHGLMKAGLFLAVGLIAVSAGARTVDEYAGLADRRPITAGAMTVMLLSLVGIPPTIGFVGKWYIAVGAVQAQMWPVAAVIFLSTMLTLAYVARLLEKMYFTPALPAESLRAAGRVATDGGGGPGSEIDGSATDDRAADAVQATDGGRRDRRDPRAASIGMRTVVIACALLVVALGFSGGWFFELLDPFVTEVFA
- a CDS encoding cation:proton antiporter subunit C, with amino-acid sequence MIEYLASHYAYALLFVLLGIGMYMMIATENLVKKLIGVNLFQSAIFLFFISMAYVDGADSPIVGEDVVFTGQYASPLPQVIVLTAIVVGIALTAVGLALIIRIYAEYGTLREDTLREVRADE
- a CDS encoding MnhB domain-containing protein translates to MAGPVDDTYTESQVIMTAVQIIAPFTLTYGMFMILHGGDTPGGSFQGGAIVGVTVLMLAFAFGIEPTRQWLKNSVIVSLVTGGVLVFVSIGLASIALGGRFLDYDQLYKVIGPKQKWYMEAVEIGGISLIVAGVVITLFFAMAAGFTPERQGGGSGAGPGVEAGSGAGTESQSDAGPIDRPAADESGVSDDD
- a CDS encoding DUF4040 domain-containing protein; amino-acid sequence: MSALVYTLAAFILATAVATALFRDVLAVIIVFGAYSLGMAILYTYLLAPDVAMTEAAIGAGVTTILLLLTIVRTSRPTTDRLVERIDVPALIVVSAFVVVLLAAVLPEMYAVGVTDAPIWGRGGVESPSVYYIENTYEDTHVHNAVTSVLAAYRGFDTFGEAVVVFAAGVSTLLVLKREVFV
- the mnhG gene encoding monovalent cation/H(+) antiporter subunit G, encoding MIETIRVWAVVILVGFGLFFTLVSTVGVIRLPDIYSRAHTASQTDTLGAGFALAGVALALGWQHATVYTVLLLFFVFITNPTAAHAIARSAAESGVEPQLAETDAGPTEPATDAETDGGEVR
- a CDS encoding cation:proton antiporter gives rise to the protein MIPDLGEVFVLAAAGFVVLAIAMFYRAVAGPTMQDRLLAVNVLGTNTVVVLALLAAGLDEAWFLDVALIYALLNFLLSIAISKFTVERGGVL
- a CDS encoding monovalent cation/H+ antiporter subunit E gives rise to the protein MAGDRVLVPLSDTVTVRQTVSYAVRDAFESADALECHLVVALPYESDAPEGARHLEDADDLLARAKNWVEEDASGSAVEIETAVLGADEYLFGPRDYAEIFAAYADEHDLDRVVLDPEYRPGVTSSMIQPLERELDAVGLAYDEAPVDRPARHERLVGDGVERFDKLFATFWISFGFYLVLGDPTYPFDLVTGAAVATIVAVTLSNVTFRFPLDRVQSPLRVLRFVIYIPYLLYEIVKANIAVSAVILRPSMPIEPTLTRVDARVRSGLPLLALANSITLTPGTLTVRANDQHLIVHTLIPSAREDLFDGGLEKGIRFVFYGRESAAIASPRERGDAEIVGGDEV
- a CDS encoding DUF7344 domain-containing protein; translation: MSPNVEGRPRASESPSTSPESVETDGLPPDDIFHILQTNRRRDAIAYLLKNDSPVKMRDVAEFVAAKENGTTVAQLTSAQRQRVYIPLYQSHLPKLDREGIIEYNKSRGIVRPTDRLEIFRPYLEMSDDEFDRSARSGDRSARLRSEMAYYSAATAASVGLLIAAKIGFLALSGFLLGAIITLLFVTTVTVTSHARSRTPNRSADA